The following coding sequences lie in one Bacteroidota bacterium genomic window:
- a CDS encoding T9SS type A sorting domain-containing protein — translation MKKIITSFLFGALSFIGFAQNLDVLDETHTEISNTIFDVNLGPNTSIITEFLVTNTDAVSHTYRCRRTIYSVAADDSTRFCWGGLCYNWGTNLSSLSLAVAPGDTMDFADFGFHAEFLSKLSTATRTVHYQFYNIADANDSTGITIRYNSTVGVDELDKFGGNISNAYPNPANAAVSIKYELKEFSQKGSVVFYDMLGKSVKAVALNDKKGTAKINVDDLNSGVYFYSLLVDGKAVSTKKLVISSK, via the coding sequence ATGAAAAAAATAATTACTTCTTTTTTATTCGGTGCACTTAGTTTTATTGGATTTGCACAAAATTTGGATGTGTTAGACGAAACACATACTGAGATTTCAAACACCATTTTTGATGTAAATCTTGGTCCGAATACCAGTATCATTACTGAGTTTTTGGTGACCAATACCGATGCTGTTTCCCATACTTACAGATGCAGAAGAACTATTTACTCTGTTGCTGCTGATGATTCTACCCGTTTTTGTTGGGGAGGTTTGTGCTACAACTGGGGAACTAACTTGTCGAGTTTATCACTTGCTGTTGCTCCTGGTGATACTATGGATTTTGCTGATTTTGGTTTCCATGCTGAATTTTTATCGAAACTTTCTACCGCAACAAGAACCGTTCACTATCAGTTTTACAACATTGCAGATGCAAATGATTCAACTGGTATCACCATCCGATATAACTCAACAGTAGGTGTTGATGAATTGGATAAATTTGGAGGCAATATTTCAAATGCTTACCCAAATCCAGCAAATGCAGCAGTTTCAATCAAATACGAATTGAAAGAGTTTTCGCAAAAAGGAAGTGTCGTGTTCTATGATATGTTAGGAAAATCTGTTAAAGCAGTTGCCTTGAACGATAAAAAAGGAACCGCAAAAATTAATGTAGACGATTTAAATTCTGGAGTTTATTTCTATTCACTCTTAGTGGATGGGAAAGCTGTTTCAACGAAAAAGTTAGTGATCAGCTCAAAATAA
- a CDS encoding NAD-dependent deacylase: MKPKLVVFTGAGISAESGIKTFRDSGGLWEEFDINEVATPQAWEKNKALVLDFYNKRRKQVLEAKPNLAHYALVELEQKFDVQIITQNIDDLHERAGSKKVLHLHGEITKSRSSVDPTLVYKISGNEIKLGDTCEKGSQLRPHIVWFGEMVPLMDTANMIAERADIFMVVGTSMAVYPAAGIIDYSPQNIPKYLIDPSDIKVNGIANLQIIKEKASIGLPKLASELLK, from the coding sequence ATGAAACCAAAATTAGTTGTATTTACTGGTGCTGGAATTAGTGCTGAGAGCGGGATTAAAACCTTTCGGGACAGTGGAGGATTATGGGAAGAATTTGACATTAATGAGGTAGCGACTCCCCAAGCATGGGAAAAAAACAAAGCCTTGGTATTGGATTTTTACAACAAACGCAGAAAGCAGGTGTTGGAAGCAAAACCCAACCTCGCACATTACGCGTTGGTAGAATTAGAGCAAAAATTTGACGTCCAAATAATTACACAGAACATTGATGATTTACATGAGCGTGCGGGCTCCAAAAAGGTATTGCACCTACATGGCGAAATCACCAAAAGCCGCAGCAGTGTTGACCCCACACTCGTTTATAAAATTAGCGGTAATGAAATAAAACTGGGAGATACATGTGAAAAAGGATCACAACTTCGTCCGCACATTGTTTGGTTCGGAGAAATGGTACCACTGATGGATACGGCCAACATGATTGCTGAACGTGCAGATATTTTTATGGTTGTGGGAACATCGATGGCGGTATACCCTGCAGCCGGAATTATTGATTATTCACCTCAAAATATTCCAAAATACTTGATAGATCCTAGTGATATTAAAGTTAATGGGATTGCGAATCTGCAAATTATCAAAGAAAAAGCCAGCATTGGTTTACCCAAGCTGGCTTCTGAACTCTTAAAATAG